From Aliarcobacter butzleri, the proteins below share one genomic window:
- a CDS encoding alanine racemase produces MAKILLSKENLFYNLDVISKKAGSKEKVAVVLKDNAYGHGLVEIATLAKEFGIKKAVVRTIDDALKIEKLFDFILVLAEKSFHTYSHTFHIALNSLEDIDKLPNNSNVHIKVDTGMHRNGIYPEDLEKAFLGLLERNIKVTGVFTHHRGADELSTDFFWQKENFSLVKKSVKNICEKLFLPIPLFHSCNSAALFRTENFDEDFTRVGIATYGYLDDSDVFNFPKLKPVMSLWASRLSTRILKKGQSVGYGGTFTTTEDMLVSTYDVGYGDGFLRLNERKSYTTPKGYKVLGRVSMDNLSLNTDDEKVCIFDDVRELAKIHDTITYEITTTLNPNIEKEII; encoded by the coding sequence TTGGCAAAAATTTTATTAAGCAAAGAGAATCTATTTTACAATTTAGATGTTATTTCAAAAAAAGCTGGCTCAAAAGAAAAAGTTGCAGTCGTTCTAAAAGATAATGCATATGGACATGGTCTTGTAGAAATTGCAACTTTAGCAAAAGAATTTGGAATAAAAAAAGCAGTAGTTAGAACAATAGATGATGCACTAAAAATTGAAAAATTATTTGACTTTATTTTAGTATTAGCAGAAAAATCATTTCACACTTATTCACATACTTTTCACATTGCATTAAATAGCCTTGAAGATATAGATAAACTACCAAATAATAGTAATGTTCACATAAAAGTTGATACAGGAATGCACCGAAATGGAATCTATCCAGAAGATTTAGAAAAGGCTTTTTTAGGGCTTTTGGAAAGAAATATCAAGGTAACTGGCGTGTTTACGCACCATAGAGGGGCAGATGAATTGTCAACAGATTTTTTCTGGCAAAAAGAGAATTTTTCTCTTGTGAAAAAGAGTGTAAAAAATATATGTGAAAAACTTTTTTTACCAATTCCACTATTTCATTCTTGTAATTCAGCAGCACTTTTTAGAACAGAAAATTTTGATGAAGATTTTACAAGAGTTGGAATTGCAACTTATGGTTATTTAGATGATTCTGATGTTTTTAATTTTCCAAAGTTAAAACCAGTTATGTCACTTTGGGCAAGTAGATTATCAACTAGAATTTTAAAAAAAGGACAAAGTGTTGGTTATGGTGGAACATTTACAACAACTGAAGATATGCTAGTTTCAACTTATGATGTAGGCTATGGAGATGGCTTTTTAAGGTTAAATGAAAGAAAATCTTACACAACACCAAAAGGATATAAAGTTTTAGGAAGAGTATCTATGGATAACTTATCTTTAAATACAGATGATGAAAAGGTTTGTATTTTTGATGATGTAAGAGAGTTAGCAAAAATTCACGATACAATTACTTATGAAATAACAACTACTTTAAACCCTAATATAGAAAAAGAGATAATTTAA
- the uvrC gene encoding excinuclease ABC subunit UvrC: MNLQEKLQQLPNDAGVYQYFDKNGHLLYIGKAKILKNRVKSYFKFTPKLQPADKLSPRIYKMISEVESCEWIVVPNEHDALILENSLIKQLKPKYNILLRDDKTYPYIFVDFDEDFPRLDITRRIQKSKSIKYFGPYSTGARDMLDSIYEIVPLVQKKSCVKGKKACLFYQIQKCLAPCENKISKEEYAKIVENALEYIYNKTKLISKLNEKMLQYSNDFRFEEAMTLRDRIKTIEKSQIKSGIDLATNEDIDIFAINANNKKAVIVRMFLRDGKLTSSSHDFLKIDNFDEEFEFDYQEAYERAIINYYDNEIPLLPKEILIAHELEITNELEEFLHTRFNKKIKLINPKKDKKREIVNIALNNCDELLRIENSKNQTSIYEELKELFNLQTLPYLIESFDNSHMMGQATVGAMIVWNESLNTFDKKAFRHYNLESKDEYSQMKEMLIRRIESFEKNPAPDLWIIDGGETLLKLAFDIVQSVGVNLDIIAIAKEKIDAKAHRAKGKAKDIIHYKTKNGEFKSFNLLTSDKRLQFVQRQRDEAHRFAITFHKKQKRAQDKQISLLQIKGIGEAKIKKLLLYFGEFEKIKKASFDELKTVLNEKDASTILDYFTNFKD, from the coding sequence ATGAATTTACAAGAAAAGCTACAACAACTTCCTAATGATGCAGGAGTTTATCAATACTTTGACAAAAATGGTCATTTACTTTATATAGGAAAAGCAAAGATTCTAAAAAATAGAGTTAAATCCTATTTTAAATTTACTCCAAAACTACAACCAGCAGATAAATTAAGTCCAAGAATTTATAAAATGATTAGTGAAGTGGAAAGTTGCGAGTGGATTGTTGTACCAAATGAACATGATGCTTTAATTCTTGAAAACTCTTTAATCAAACAATTAAAACCAAAATATAATATTTTACTTCGAGATGATAAAACTTATCCATACATTTTTGTAGATTTTGATGAAGATTTTCCAAGACTTGATATAACTAGAAGAATTCAAAAAAGTAAAAGTATCAAATATTTTGGACCATACTCAACTGGTGCTAGAGATATGCTTGATTCTATTTATGAAATAGTTCCATTAGTACAAAAGAAATCTTGTGTAAAGGGTAAAAAAGCCTGTTTATTTTATCAAATACAAAAATGTTTAGCGCCTTGTGAAAATAAAATCTCAAAAGAAGAGTATGCAAAAATAGTTGAAAATGCTTTAGAGTACATATATAATAAAACAAAACTAATTTCAAAACTAAATGAAAAAATGCTTCAATATTCAAATGATTTTAGGTTTGAAGAAGCAATGACTTTAAGAGATAGAATAAAAACTATTGAAAAATCTCAAATAAAATCTGGTATTGATTTAGCAACAAATGAAGATATTGATATTTTTGCAATAAATGCAAATAATAAAAAAGCTGTAATTGTAAGAATGTTTTTAAGAGATGGAAAACTAACCTCATCAAGTCATGATTTTTTAAAAATAGATAACTTTGATGAAGAGTTCGAATTTGATTATCAAGAAGCTTATGAAAGAGCAATTATTAACTACTATGATAATGAAATTCCTCTTTTACCAAAAGAGATTTTGATTGCCCATGAACTTGAAATTACAAATGAATTAGAAGAGTTTTTACATACAAGATTTAACAAAAAGATTAAACTAATAAATCCTAAAAAAGATAAAAAAAGAGAGATTGTAAATATAGCTTTAAATAACTGTGATGAATTATTAAGAATTGAAAATTCAAAAAATCAAACATCAATTTATGAAGAATTAAAAGAGTTGTTTAATCTTCAAACTCTTCCATATTTAATAGAGAGTTTTGATAACTCTCATATGATGGGACAAGCAACAGTTGGAGCAATGATTGTTTGGAATGAAAGTTTAAATACTTTTGATAAAAAAGCCTTTAGACATTATAATCTTGAATCAAAAGATGAATACTCTCAAATGAAAGAGATGTTAATAAGAAGAATTGAGAGTTTTGAAAAAAATCCTGCTCCTGATTTATGGATAATAGATGGAGGAGAAACTTTACTAAAATTAGCTTTTGATATAGTGCAATCTGTTGGTGTAAATCTTGATATTATTGCAATAGCAAAAGAAAAAATTGATGCGAAAGCCCATAGAGCAAAAGGAAAAGCAAAAGATATAATTCACTATAAAACAAAAAATGGTGAATTTAAAAGTTTTAACTTATTAACAAGTGATAAAAGACTACAATTCGTTCAAAGACAAAGGGATGAAGCTCATAGATTTGCAATAACTTTTCATAAAAAGCAAAAAAGAGCACAAGATAAACAAATCTCTTTATTACAAATCAAAGGTATTGGTGAAGCAAAAATCAAAAAGCTTCTTTTATATTTTGGAGAATTTGAAAAGATTAAAAAAGCATCATTTGATGAACTAAAAACTGTTTTAAACGAAAAAGATGCAAGTACAATTTTAGATTATTTTACTAATTTCAAGGATTAA
- a CDS encoding methyl-accepting chemotaxis protein yields the protein MKKLNFGTKLLLVLVSITAVSLSLMIYIISSNTFESLKNQSQEYVNEMAKSNALEIRNTLDKAIVISNNIANRYESAIEHNEKLSKEGTIKYLKEVLNQNKFLLGVWFTFEDGTLVYTKNDGSDKTNYYTKDGVFQPYVVRNSDGSFTIQPSSDFSLESEWINKPYKNKEVSITEPYNYEIDGKNVLLTTVSSPVYYKGKFVGAVGVDFSLDFFNKKIGEIKLFENGYGALFDNYGKFIAHPKPENIGKYIKDVTKNETILNAIEKSKNGEKNSYFAKNLKTGTDSYNYVYPIQFGDTKNYWTFIATAPESEYLSEASFVRNFSIVAGIVVLSIIIFVILISMRILNKNLTIIKDGLLGFFSFLNKEEKKAHLIELDSQDEFGQMAKVINENIKKTESLILQDNILIDDVKRVVDEVKAGYLDKRIEKSTQNESLEELKNNFNGMLEITKQNICIDINKVVAVLDSFGKLDFRPKIENDNGKVAVGINNLATIINEMLVENKTNGLTLDKSSNVLLANVDKLNLSSNEAAASLEETAAALEEVTSNVRNNTQNIAQMAKLSTEVTASANQGEKLANETTVAMDEINNQVNLINEAIGVIDNIAFQTNILSLNAAVEAATAGEAGKGFAVVAGEVRNLASRSAEAAREIKTIVENATSKANQGKSIATNMIEGYKELNQNISQTISLISDIQNASKEQLLGIEQINDAVTQLDRQTQQNAMIASQTHDVALITDEISKLIVSDADAKEFVGKHDVKAKNVNVGTNNKQIHEVEKKIVSPTKKDTKVVSSKTNDNEWESF from the coding sequence ATGAAAAAATTAAATTTTGGAACTAAATTGTTGTTAGTTTTAGTTTCAATCACGGCAGTTTCTTTAAGTTTAATGATATATATAATATCTTCAAACACTTTTGAATCTTTGAAAAATCAATCTCAAGAGTATGTTAATGAAATGGCTAAAAGTAACGCTTTAGAAATAAGAAATACGCTTGACAAAGCTATTGTTATCTCAAATAATATAGCAAACAGATATGAAAGTGCGATTGAGCATAATGAAAAACTTTCAAAAGAGGGGACTATAAAATATTTAAAAGAAGTGTTAAATCAAAATAAGTTTTTATTAGGTGTTTGGTTCACTTTTGAAGATGGAACACTTGTTTATACAAAAAATGATGGTTCAGATAAAACAAACTATTATACTAAAGATGGAGTATTTCAACCTTATGTTGTAAGAAATAGTGATGGTTCTTTTACTATTCAACCTTCATCAGATTTTAGTTTAGAATCAGAATGGATAAATAAGCCATATAAAAATAAAGAAGTATCTATAACAGAACCATATAATTATGAAATAGATGGAAAAAATGTACTTTTAACAACAGTTTCATCGCCTGTTTATTATAAAGGAAAATTTGTAGGTGCCGTTGGAGTAGATTTTTCTTTAGACTTTTTTAACAAAAAAATAGGTGAGATTAAATTGTTTGAAAATGGATATGGAGCATTATTTGATAACTATGGAAAATTTATAGCTCATCCAAAACCTGAAAATATAGGTAAATATATAAAAGATGTAACAAAAAATGAAACTATATTAAATGCAATTGAAAAAAGTAAAAATGGTGAAAAAAATTCATATTTTGCTAAAAATCTAAAAACAGGAACAGACTCTTATAACTATGTATATCCAATACAATTTGGAGATACAAAAAATTATTGGACATTTATAGCAACTGCTCCTGAAAGTGAGTATTTAAGTGAAGCTAGTTTTGTTAGAAACTTTTCTATTGTTGCGGGTATAGTTGTTTTATCTATAATCATTTTTGTGATACTAATTAGTATGAGAATATTAAATAAAAATTTAACAATAATAAAAGATGGACTTTTAGGATTCTTCTCTTTCTTAAATAAAGAAGAAAAGAAAGCTCATTTAATAGAGTTAGATTCTCAAGATGAATTTGGGCAAATGGCAAAAGTGATAAACGAGAATATCAAAAAAACTGAAAGTTTGATACTTCAAGATAATATTTTAATAGATGATGTAAAAAGAGTAGTTGATGAGGTGAAAGCAGGTTATTTAGATAAAAGAATTGAAAAATCTACTCAAAATGAGAGTTTAGAAGAGCTAAAAAATAATTTCAATGGAATGCTAGAAATTACAAAACAAAATATCTGTATAGATATAAATAAGGTTGTAGCAGTATTAGATAGTTTTGGAAAACTTGATTTTAGACCTAAAATAGAAAATGATAATGGAAAAGTTGCAGTTGGTATAAATAACCTAGCAACAATCATCAATGAAATGCTAGTAGAGAATAAAACAAATGGATTAACATTGGATAAAAGCTCAAATGTATTATTAGCAAATGTAGATAAATTAAACCTAAGCTCGAATGAAGCAGCAGCAAGTTTAGAAGAGACAGCAGCAGCTCTAGAAGAAGTAACTTCAAATGTAAGAAATAATACACAAAATATAGCACAAATGGCAAAACTATCAACAGAAGTAACAGCCTCTGCTAACCAAGGTGAAAAATTAGCAAATGAAACAACAGTTGCTATGGATGAAATAAATAATCAAGTTAATTTGATTAATGAAGCAATAGGTGTAATCGATAATATAGCATTCCAAACAAATATCCTTTCTTTAAATGCAGCTGTAGAAGCAGCAACTGCTGGAGAAGCAGGAAAAGGATTTGCAGTTGTTGCAGGAGAAGTAAGAAATCTAGCATCTAGGAGCGCAGAAGCAGCAAGAGAAATAAAAACAATAGTTGAAAATGCAACAAGTAAAGCAAATCAAGGTAAAAGTATCGCAACAAATATGATAGAAGGATATAAAGAGTTAAATCAAAATATTTCTCAAACAATAAGCTTGATAAGTGATATACAAAACGCAAGTAAAGAACAATTGCTTGGAATTGAACAAATAAATGATGCAGTAACACAATTAGATAGACAAACACAACAAAATGCAATGATAGCAAGTCAAACACATGATGTAGCATTGATAACAGATGAGATATCAAAACTAATAGTAAGTGATGCAGATGCAAAAGAGTTTGTTGGTAAACATGATGTTAAAGCTAAAAATGTAAATGTAGGAACAAATAATAAACAAATACATGAAGTAGAGAAGAAAATAGTATCACCAACAAAAAAAGATACAAAAGTAGTATCATCTAAAACTAACGACAATGAATGGGAAAGCTTTTAG
- a CDS encoding HAMP domain-containing methyl-accepting chemotaxis protein, which yields MLKNLKVSKKLFTGFGIIVGLVIILGILSTQKMSTVNDQSTIISENWLPSVVITNKINTATSDYRILEYDHILSKTDEEMTKNEAKMKELLDIMKKDLEKYEKLISSENEKAIYADFSKEFNKYLKMHDELIAVSRDNRTDDALKLIRESTVVYDSFSTDLSKLVNLNVKGAQDASANGDEIYSNSKVLLITIISIVILFSVLIAFFITNSIVISLKNLQDGLFSFFAYLNRESTKVELINLDSKDEFGEMAKVVNHNIERTQKGIEEDRKLIDEAISVLGEFEQGDLSQRLNISVNNPALTQLKEVLNKMASNLENNIAGVLKVLEQYSNYNYLNKIDQKGLKEHLLKLSNGVNTLGDSITQMLVENKTNGLTLDKSSNVLLANVDKLNLSSNEAAASLEETAAALEEVTSNVRNNTQNIAQMAKLSTEVTASANQGEKLANETTVAMDEINNQVNLINEAIGVIDNIAFQTNILSLNAAVEAATAGEAGKGFAVVAGEVRNLASRSAEAAREIKTIVENATSKANQGKSIATNMIEGYKELNQNISQTISLISDIQNASKEQLLGIEQINDAVTQLDRQTQQNAMIASQTHDVALITDEISKLIVSDADAKEFVGKHDVKAKNMNMGTNNKQIHEVEKKIVPTKKDTKVVSSKTNDNEWESF from the coding sequence ATGCTTAAGAATTTAAAGGTATCGAAGAAACTTTTTACAGGTTTTGGGATAATAGTAGGTTTAGTTATCATATTAGGGATACTTTCAACACAAAAGATGTCAACAGTAAATGACCAATCAACAATAATCTCAGAAAATTGGTTACCAAGCGTGGTAATAACAAATAAAATTAATACAGCAACATCTGATTATAGAATACTTGAATACGATCATATCTTATCAAAAACAGATGAAGAGATGACAAAGAATGAAGCAAAAATGAAAGAGCTGTTAGATATTATGAAAAAAGATCTTGAAAAATATGAAAAATTAATCTCTTCAGAAAATGAAAAAGCAATCTATGCAGATTTTTCAAAAGAGTTTAATAAATATTTAAAAATGCATGATGAGCTAATAGCTGTTTCAAGAGATAACAGAACAGACGATGCTTTAAAACTAATTAGAGAAAGTACAGTAGTGTATGACAGTTTTTCTACAGATTTATCAAAATTGGTTAATTTAAATGTAAAAGGTGCACAAGATGCAAGTGCAAATGGAGATGAGATTTACTCAAATTCAAAAGTTTTACTTATAACTATTATTTCTATTGTTATTTTATTTTCAGTACTTATTGCATTTTTTATTACAAACTCAATTGTTATTTCTCTTAAAAATTTACAAGACGGATTATTTAGCTTTTTTGCATACCTAAACCGAGAATCAACAAAAGTAGAGTTAATAAACTTAGACTCAAAAGATGAGTTTGGAGAGATGGCAAAAGTAGTAAACCACAATATAGAAAGAACACAAAAAGGGATAGAAGAAGATAGAAAACTAATAGATGAAGCAATATCAGTATTAGGAGAATTTGAACAAGGAGATTTATCTCAAAGATTAAATATTAGTGTTAATAATCCAGCTTTAACTCAATTAAAAGAAGTTCTAAATAAAATGGCTTCTAATTTAGAAAATAATATAGCTGGTGTACTAAAAGTATTAGAACAATACTCTAATTATAATTACTTAAATAAAATAGACCAAAAAGGTTTAAAAGAACATCTTCTAAAACTATCAAATGGTGTAAATACTTTGGGTGATTCAATAACACAAATGCTAGTAGAGAATAAAACAAATGGATTAACATTGGATAAAAGCTCAAATGTATTATTAGCAAATGTAGATAAATTAAACCTAAGCTCGAATGAAGCAGCAGCAAGTTTAGAAGAGACAGCAGCAGCTCTAGAAGAAGTAACTTCAAATGTAAGAAATAATACACAAAATATAGCACAAATGGCAAAACTATCAACAGAAGTAACAGCCTCTGCTAACCAAGGTGAAAAATTAGCAAATGAAACAACAGTTGCTATGGATGAAATAAATAATCAAGTTAATTTGATTAATGAAGCAATAGGTGTAATCGATAATATAGCATTCCAAACAAATATCCTTTCTTTAAATGCAGCTGTAGAAGCAGCAACTGCTGGAGAAGCAGGAAAAGGATTTGCAGTTGTTGCAGGAGAAGTAAGAAATCTAGCATCTAGGAGCGCAGAAGCAGCAAGAGAAATAAAAACAATAGTTGAAAATGCAACAAGTAAAGCAAATCAAGGTAAAAGTATCGCAACAAATATGATAGAAGGATATAAAGAGTTAAATCAAAATATTTCTCAAACAATAAGCTTGATAAGTGATATACAAAACGCAAGTAAAGAACAATTGCTTGGAATTGAACAAATAAATGATGCAGTAACACAATTAGATAGACAAACACAACAAAATGCAATGATAGCAAGTCAAACACATGATGTAGCATTGATAACAGATGAGATATCAAAACTAATAGTAAGTGATGCAGATGCAAAAGAGTTTGTTGGTAAACATGATGTTAAAGCGAAAAATATGAATATGGGAACAAATAATAAGCAAATACATGAAGTAGAGAAGAAAATAGTACCAACAAAAAAAGATACAAAAGTAGTATCATCTAAAACTAATGACAATGAATGGGAAAGCTTTTAG
- a CDS encoding HAMP domain-containing methyl-accepting chemotaxis protein, whose translation MSFLRNLKVKSKLLLILIVFTVVAITISWRGLSTSSLLNSEITDIIDTNVPRIEFANQITIALMSMQRVEKNAILAENDEETKKYIDRFEEYDKRFDAMAKELSAVASKEGKEFLQRCIDSKNKYAKIANEIFDLTLAKNNSEAILLSQTKGREEVDNCENLLNQLVMMNKEMLKQKDEITNKLYESSRDIIIAISIIGILITIVLSLLISSMLVNALTVFKDGLFSFFAYLNRESTKAELINLDSKDEFGQMAKVVNENIVKTQKGIEEDRKLIDETIAVLGEFEQGDLCQRLNLSVSNPALMQLKEVLNNMASNLENNIDNVLKVLEQYSNYNYLNKIDQKGLKEHLLKLASGVNNLGDSITQMLIDNKTNGLTLDKSSNILLANVDKLNLSSNEAAASLEETAAALEEITSNIRNNTESIAKMASYSSNVTASANQGEKLANETTVAMDEINNQVNLINEAISVIDQIAFQTNILSLNAAVEAATAGEAGKGFAVVAQEVRNLASRSAEAAKEIKAIVENATSKANQGKQIATNMIEGYKELNQNIINTINLISDIEMSSKEQLSGIEQINVAVTQLDQQTQQNANVAMQTHTISTMTDQIAKLIVSSADEKEFIGKNEVKGKDINESKELNNNQKVKSLNSPFVNKKSSNKSEKDTKVVSKNNDNDWESF comes from the coding sequence ATGAGTTTTCTAAGAAACTTAAAGGTTAAATCAAAGTTATTATTAATTTTGATAGTGTTTACTGTTGTTGCTATTACTATTTCATGGCGAGGATTATCTACATCATCATTATTAAATAGTGAAATTACCGATATTATAGATACAAATGTTCCAAGAATTGAGTTTGCAAATCAAATTACAATTGCTTTAATGTCTATGCAAAGAGTTGAAAAAAATGCAATTTTAGCTGAAAATGATGAAGAGACAAAAAAATATATTGATAGATTTGAAGAGTATGATAAAAGATTTGATGCTATGGCAAAAGAATTGAGTGCTGTAGCTTCAAAAGAGGGGAAAGAGTTTTTACAAAGATGTATTGATAGTAAAAACAAATATGCCAAAATTGCAAATGAAATATTTGATTTAACTTTAGCAAAAAATAATAGTGAAGCAATACTATTGTCTCAAACTAAAGGAAGAGAAGAAGTTGATAATTGTGAGAATCTTTTAAATCAACTTGTAATGATGAATAAGGAAATGTTAAAACAAAAAGATGAAATAACAAACAAATTATATGAGAGTTCAAGAGATATAATAATAGCAATATCTATAATAGGTATTTTAATAACAATTGTTTTATCTTTATTGATTTCTTCAATGTTAGTAAATGCTTTAACAGTTTTTAAAGATGGACTATTTAGTTTCTTTGCTTATTTAAACCGAGAATCAACAAAAGCAGAATTAATAAACCTAGACTCAAAAGATGAATTTGGACAAATGGCAAAAGTGGTAAATGAGAATATAGTAAAAACACAAAAAGGAATAGAAGAAGATAGAAAACTAATAGATGAAACAATAGCAGTATTAGGTGAATTTGAACAAGGTGACCTTTGCCAAAGATTAAACCTAAGTGTTTCAAACCCAGCATTGATGCAGTTAAAAGAAGTTCTAAATAATATGGCTTCTAATTTAGAGAATAATATAGATAATGTATTAAAAGTATTAGAACAATATAGTAACTATAATTACTTAAATAAAATAGACCAAAAAGGTTTAAAAGAACACCTTTTAAAACTAGCAAGTGGTGTAAATAACTTAGGTGACTCAATAACGCAAATGTTAATCGATAATAAAACAAATGGATTAACTTTAGATAAAAGCTCTAATATTTTATTAGCAAATGTAGATAAACTAAACCTAAGCTCAAATGAAGCAGCAGCATCTTTAGAAGAAACAGCAGCTGCTTTAGAAGAGATAACAAGTAATATAAGAAATAATACAGAGAGTATTGCAAAAATGGCAAGTTACTCTAGTAATGTAACAGCTTCCGCAAATCAAGGTGAAAAATTAGCAAATGAAACAACAGTTGCTATGGATGAAATAAATAATCAAGTTAATTTGATTAATGAAGCAATAAGTGTTATAGATCAAATAGCATTTCAAACAAATATTCTTTCTTTAAATGCAGCAGTTGAAGCAGCAACAGCAGGAGAAGCAGGAAAAGGATTTGCAGTTGTTGCTCAAGAAGTGCGAAACCTAGCATCAAGAAGCGCAGAAGCAGCAAAAGAGATAAAAGCAATAGTTGAAAATGCTACAAGTAAAGCAAATCAAGGGAAACAAATAGCGACAAATATGATAGAAGGTTATAAAGAATTAAATCAAAACATCATAAATACAATTAACTTAATTTCTGATATTGAAATGTCAAGTAAAGAACAATTATCAGGAATAGAGCAGATAAATGTAGCTGTAACGCAACTTGACCAACAAACACAACAAAATGCAAATGTAGCAATGCAAACTCATACAATTTCTACTATGACAGACCAAATAGCTAAATTGATTGTTTCTAGTGCTGATGAAAAAGAGTTTATTGGAAAAAATGAAGTAAAAGGTAAAGATATTAATGAATCAAAAGAGTTGAATAATAATCAAAAAGTAAAATCATTAAATTCGCCATTTGTAAATAAAAAGAGTTCAAATAAATCAGAAAAAGATACAAAAGTAGTATCTAAAAATAATGATAATGATTGGGAAAGCTTTTAA
- a CDS encoding response regulator transcription factor yields MKIFLLEDDFALNKIIKISLQNRGFFVDSFSDGYKAVDVILNSKYDLYILDLNVLGFDGHKILEFIRKDDLTVPIIMISAEIDIENIKKSYTLGCNDYIKKPFDFEELFLRIQYHLSHIRKDENSDFIVELGYDFSFNLLEQTLFKSNNEIELTSKEKLLLSLLVKNINNTVTNEMIHEYVWDNKEMEAVSMRTIVHKLKKKLKNGMILNLRSIGYKLIK; encoded by the coding sequence ATGAAAATATTTTTACTTGAAGATGATTTTGCTCTAAATAAAATCATAAAAATTTCACTACAAAATAGAGGTTTTTTTGTCGATAGTTTTAGTGATGGATACAAAGCTGTTGATGTGATTTTAAATAGTAAATATGATTTATATATTTTGGATTTAAATGTTTTGGGATTTGACGGACACAAGATTTTAGAATTTATTAGAAAAGATGATTTAACTGTTCCAATTATTATGATAAGTGCTGAAATTGATATTGAAAATATCAAAAAATCTTACACTTTAGGTTGTAATGATTATATTAAAAAACCATTTGATTTTGAAGAGCTATTTTTGCGAATCCAATATCATTTAAGTCATATAAGAAAAGATGAAAATAGTGATTTTATAGTAGAGTTAGGTTATGACTTTTCCTTTAATTTACTTGAGCAAACTTTATTTAAATCAAACAATGAAATAGAACTGACAAGTAAAGAAAAATTACTTTTAAGCCTACTTGTAAAAAATATAAATAACACAGTTACAAATGAAATGATTCATGAATATGTTTGGGACAACAAAGAGATGGAAGCAGTTAGCATGAGAACAATTGTTCATAAACTGAAAAAAAAGCTTAAAAATGGAATGATATTAAATCTAAGATCTATTGGATATAAACTTATTAAATAA